Below is a genomic region from Candidatus Epulonipiscium sp..
AAAATATAGTTCGTATGTCTAAAAAATACCCTAATGCAGTGGTTTTCCTTGAAAATTATGATATGACTATTGGTGCCATGCTTACAAGAGGTTCTGATGTATGGTTGAATAATCCAAGAAGACCTAAGGAAGCTAGCGGAACTTCCGGAATGAAAGCAGCTATGAATGGAATCCTAAACCTAAGCACCCTAGATGGATGGTGGCCAGAAGCCTGTGATCATGGTGTTAATGGATGGCAATTCGGGGATGGTTTTGAAAGTGAAGATGAAAAAGTATTAGATGCCCATGATTTAAAGGCTCTTTATAAAGTACTTTTAGAAGAAGTGCTGCCAACCTATTACGATAATCGCGATAAATGGGTTGAAATGATGAAAGAAAGTATCTTAAGTACAAAAGACAAATTTGCAGTTAAAAGAATGCTAGAAGAGTATTACGAAAAACTTTATATCAAGGCATAAAACTTGGGCGAACATTGTTCGCCCTTACTTAAATAATTTATGAAATCTTTGCCTAGATGTACAAGGCAAACGGTTGCTTATTAATTCATATTAGGGAGGGATAATTTGAAAAGGTTGCTCTTATTTTTCCTAGTTCTTTTACTTTTTACAGGATGTAATCCAAAACAAGCTCCCGAACAAATAGAAGACAAATCTCATATAAAGCAAGAATCCTCCACTAAAGAGGAAAATAATAATACTCCTTCGGTGGATTCTGAAATTAAATATACTGTTAAAAATGATGGTGGAAATTTTTCAAGTGAAGATTTAATTTACTTTATTATGGTGGATAGATTTTATGATGGGGATGAAACAAATAACAATTTCGATGATGTCGATAAAAATGATCCAATAAAATTTCATGGGGGAGATATTAAAGGAATAATTGAGAAACTTGATTATATAAAATCCCTAGGAGCTACTGCCATCTGGCTTACCCCGGTTCTTAAAAATGAGCCTAATGGCTATCACGGTTACTGGACTTATGATTTCTATGATGTCGATCCTCATTTTGGTTCTATGAAGGATTTAAAATTATTAGTTGAAAAGGCACATAGTATGGACATAAAGGTATTATTTGACCATATTGTAAATCACACAGGATACAACCATCCTTGGGTAACCGCTCCTGAGAAAGAAGATTGGTTCCACCCAAAAAAGGACATTACCAATTGGAATGACCAAAAACAGGTTGAGGATGGATGGCTCCATGGTCTCCCAGACCTAAATCAGGATAATCCTGAAGTTAGTAAATATCTTTATGATAACACCCTTTGGTGGATTGAAAATACCGGTATTGATGGCATGAGACTTGATACCATGCGCCATGTATCAAAGGAATTTTGGAATGAATTTGCTAAGGAAATCAAAGATAAATATCCCGATTTTTATTTAATTGGGGAAGTCTGGAACAATAATCCAAGGTATCTAGAGTTATATCATCAGGTAGGAATTGACGGTATGACAAATTATCCTCTATTTGATGGAATTAGAGATACCTTTAAACAGTTTGGGAAAACCAGTGCCCTAGTAAGTGCTATCGAAAAGGAAAAGTTCTATTCTAATCCCGAGATAAATGGGGTATTTCTAGATAATCATGACAATAAAAGACTAATAACCCAGGCTGGGGATAATGGGGAAGAATATCTAAGACAAGCTCTAGCTTTTGTCATGACCTATAAAGCCATTCCTGTAATCTATTATGGAACAGAAATAGCCATGGAAGGCGGAGATGATCCTGATAACAGAAGGGATATGCAGTGGGAAAAAATTCAGGATTCTAAAACCTTAGAATTCTATAAGACCTTAGTTACCTTAAGGCAAAGCAATGAGGCTCTAAAATCTGGAGAGTTTAAACTCTTAGATTATGATAATGAATTTATTTCATACAGTAGATATACTGATGATAAAGCTGTTATTGTAATAATTAACATAAAAGATAAGCAAAAAGAGGTAAGTATTGACATTGATCATTCTGCTATTTCTTTTAAAAATATATTCAGCGACACCGTTTATTCAGCTGGAAATGGTAAAATAAAAATAGACCTTAAGCCTTTTGATATAATCATATTAGAATCAAAGTAGCCCTACTTTTTTAGTAGGGCTTTTTGTGTTGACTCTCTTTCTATAAAATTTGTTTCTATTATATAATGGGTGGCTATTTCCCCTTTT
It encodes:
- a CDS encoding alpha-amylase — protein: MKRLLLFFLVLLLFTGCNPKQAPEQIEDKSHIKQESSTKEENNNTPSVDSEIKYTVKNDGGNFSSEDLIYFIMVDRFYDGDETNNNFDDVDKNDPIKFHGGDIKGIIEKLDYIKSLGATAIWLTPVLKNEPNGYHGYWTYDFYDVDPHFGSMKDLKLLVEKAHSMDIKVLFDHIVNHTGYNHPWVTAPEKEDWFHPKKDITNWNDQKQVEDGWLHGLPDLNQDNPEVSKYLYDNTLWWIENTGIDGMRLDTMRHVSKEFWNEFAKEIKDKYPDFYLIGEVWNNNPRYLELYHQVGIDGMTNYPLFDGIRDTFKQFGKTSALVSAIEKEKFYSNPEINGVFLDNHDNKRLITQAGDNGEEYLRQALAFVMTYKAIPVIYYGTEIAMEGGDDPDNRRDMQWEKIQDSKTLEFYKTLVTLRQSNEALKSGEFKLLDYDNEFISYSRYTDDKAVIVIINIKDKQKEVSIDIDHSAISFKNIFSDTVYSAGNGKIKIDLKPFDIIILESK